AATTGGcacggaatttttttttttctcaaatgcaGCACTTACCAGGGATTGCACAATGATATCGAATCTGATCCCAAACACTTTGAGAAGGGTTCTTTTCTGAACGTTGTCATCAAAATAATGCTTTGCGTACCTAAAATGTGTAACATCGAATATATTTGACAAAGCAATTggtgaatatttacatttcccACATATATTCCCTATTATCTGAGATGTGGTTAAGTGGCCTGCACAATAGCACACATTTTCCATGAAAGGTTTCACAGCCTCTTTATGGAAAGGAATAAATTAATtcattatgatttaaaaaaaataataataataatgctgttGGCATCATATTTACCCATGCAATCATAGTCAACAACCCTtagagattgcttttagcaatgaaaagtgctctataaatgaaatctattattattattattattacagccAATTAGCATTGCCATAATATCAATAATAGCCCAGTAATAACTATgccgacagtgtgtgtgaccagAGAGAGCACTGAATACCAACCAGTGTCAGTTCAAGACAAATCTCAAGCCGCCACATTGAGCTGTTTTACTGAGGGCGAGTAAACATTATAAAGTGGGTTTGTACTGAGGCAGTCGGCAGTCAGTACACACTCAACAGACCTGAAGCAGGGCAATATCAGGCGCCAACACGGAGCACAGTTCTGCtcatggaaaatgaaatgagcagAGAATAGTACACACTGACTGCGTATGGTGACAGTTTGTCGACATGTAAATAGGAATTACCATCGACAGTATTTTGCGGACGTTTGTCAAGCAGGGAATGCAGATCCAACACAGGCAAAAGGAAGTACTCAGACCCAACTGAAACAACATGGCGCCAGAGTATCAAACTTATATTAAAACAATCGGTCTCCCCTTTGGCAAACATGCCCTCTCGTCAAGAGTTAGACGACTCGAGCAAGATGGTCATTGTTAAACAAGTGAAATGATGGGAAAAGGTTATAGGGTTTAGTGGCATCTAGAGGTGAGTTTGCAGATTGCAAccgacaaaaataaaaaactcctATCGCCCTCCAGTGATGTAGGAGATCCTCCTGTGGCCTTCACGTAATGCAAGCGTGTTTATGAATTTTCTATTTCTGACAACAGATTCCCCTAAACGgtacacactggtcctttaatTCAGTGAAGTATATTTACCCACCTGAAGTTGTAGCCCACCGATGCTCTGGCTTTGTCTGTCTCCGCAGGGTTTCCGTACAGACCATGGAAGTTGTACTTTGGTTTACAGTGTTTTACATCCACGTCGAAGTTACATGTCCAGTCGACTACAATGCCAATGGCCCCTCCCTATTGAGAAACAAGCACATAATACATCACACAAGGCTCCATTGCCACATACGAAACAAAACACCAAGAGACAACACGTTACATGTGCAGCTGAGACTAAATGGAATTGAAATCTGGTCTCCAACTATAAAGTGTTGAATAAAGGTCAAATGCAGCAAACTTACCACTTGGGCTATTGTTTCAAAATTGAAGCCAGATTCTTTAACTATGTCTCCCAGTCGGAATATAGGACAGAGTGGAGCATCCTTTGGATCATGGAGGCATTTGCTGATGTATGCAGCATCAATACCCTCCACCAGGTTACTCCTGGAAACACAAGTGCACGTTCAAGAGCAAAGTCCAGGAAAACAGAGGGTTTTGCATGAGTTTGTTTGCATAATGGAGACTCTATAGGAGACTCAGCCAAGTGAGAGACTAATGACCTCACCTCTAGCCCCctgcgaccctcaaaggatacACAATACAgataatagatggatggatggatttttgcatatgataaataaatgactatATCCTGTGTAGGCATTATAAGGATTTGTTATGTTCTTTAATTTTTAATCTTGAGGCAAGTGGCAAGACATAACACTCTCCAAAAACGTCATTATCAGAGTTCTGATATTATAAATCAGTTGACATGTTTTAATCTACATTTGCATGTTCACTCCATTTCATTTAAAGTAAAGGTGTCACAATTTGCTTGCACGATTTTAACAACAAGAAATGTGAGTTTCAACCCCAAGTAAGGAAATTTACTTCACGAGTCACCTGGATTCTATTCTAGTTCAAGCAACATATGCCAAATCATAGTCATCTATTTTTCTAGATTTGCATCAACTGAGCTAAATGACATTTGACATGAATGAGGTCCATCACCTTGCGACACCAAATAGGGGGAAAGTTACAGAGTTTTTGATGAACAGAGTGTAGTTCTCTGCAGACATCAACAGCGGAGGACTGgcatggaaaaaaagataaatagagtcaaatacagtatgttgagGAGCTCTGTTCATTTATTCACTATCAATTACCACAAATTAACAGCGACACATAACGCTTGCAGAATGAACAAATCAGTGTTTTCACATACTCTGGTATGTTGTGATCATTTTCAACGGGGCACCAAGCCAACACCTCGCAGGTCTTTGTGGTATTCACACAGACTCCCGTCATTTGCCCTTCGAGACAAAAATGAGTTTATCATTGAGACAAAATTAATAACATGGAGCAAATGTGTCTTTGCACAGGAAAAGGCACAGACTTTGACATAAAAGCAGATCTGAACGTGCCCTGCCTCCACTTGTCATCTTATCTGTAATTAGCATCGAGAGCAGCGTGCGGGATGTAAAAATCAAGCAAACGCTGAAATGGCTGCTTCCCTGACgtcttcatttctctccctgtgATTAGTTTTTGTTGGTATCACTTTCTCTCGTCGTGCTCTGGTGGAGGTCACAGTCAGTTCTGCGGCAGGAGTTCAGTCACTCAGCTTCGGTCTCTGACCTTTCAACGAGACTCCACCAGTCTGTGAAGCTGcagccacccccaccccccaccgcCTTGTTAACTTGTCTTCAGGCATAGAGACAGTTGGCACCTCAAGGTCAATTTGACTGGTCGGAAACAGACAGATCTAAAGCGTGAGCTAACACTGGTCTTATTGAAGGTGATGTGTGACACAGAGGACGGCTCAGGATTGAACCCAGGGACAGATGGGGGACAATAAATTTATGTAAGCGCTCTTTGAACTCAACGCCAGTGCTGCATATGCCTGGACTTATTAAAAAAAGCTATTGTCTGAATggttatttgattttaatatcaCTGTTTGCTTATGTTTTTTATCCTCAGCTCATATTCACAAGAGTTAATGTGGCCATTTGCTTGTGTCTACTTGCTTAAGGTGGGATTTTTACTAACATGCTGCAGTGACCAACATAATACAAAAGGTTGCCAAGAATTTGTCTGTTGCTTTCAATCAGGTTGTTTTCTCGGCGCTAGACAAGCAATGCGTGACTTACATCTAAGTGTTTACATCAGCAGACACAGTGATGAGTCAGATCTGGCGTGTTTTAGTTTATACTGTGTGATCCCATTCTATTGAGGTTCTTAAGAGCCACGACCCATTTTGCAAATACACTGCTCCGCAACCTGACATGAACTTCTACCTCCCTCGGTACATCACATTCCCGTCACTGGCCTTAAGAAGTTTGAGAAGGGCTTTATTTGTCTCCGGCAAAACAAAGGCGAAATGATGAGAAGCCAAAGAGTGGACTGATCCGAGTTTGGCCGCAGGCAAACAGACGGTTACTCAGTGAGGACTGCTGTTGTCACACACTGTCGGGCCGTCAGGATTTACCATGTCCCGTACGTTTGAAACTCCCTCCTTCACAGTCGGCATCTGAGCTGCAGTTGTGCTTGCCTTTGAGCTGTTACACACAAGAGGATGGGGTCAGAGTGAGAACACAACAGTGGATGTGGAGAAGCCATGGTGTTTTAGACATGAAAATAACatgacaatgaaataaaattgcaTTGCATGTATTGCATTTGATATTTGAATTGATATCCTGCAGCAGGGCCGGCCCAAGCCATAACCGATCTAAGCGGCTGCTTAAGGGCCCccctggccaccaggggggccAATGTTAATGTAGGCAAGATACAGCCATAGTCAGTCAGACAGC
The sequence above is a segment of the Scophthalmus maximus strain ysfricsl-2021 chromosome 2, ASM2237912v1, whole genome shotgun sequence genome. Coding sequences within it:
- the p2rx1 gene encoding P2X purinoceptor 1 isoform X4, whose product is MKSQITNAITDFFFEYETPRQVLVRNRRVGVVCRLIQLGVLAYIIGWVFIYEKGYQSTDTAVSSVFTKMKGVGYTEVNGVERVWDVADYVFPPQGDSSFVVMTNYIITEGQSMGKCPELKGKHNCSSDADCEGGSFKRTGHGQMTGVCVNTTKTCEVLAWCPVENDHNIPDPPLLMSAENYTLFIKNSVTFPLFGVARSNLVEGIDAAYISKCLHDPKDAPLCPIFRLGDIVKESGFNFETIAQVGGAIGIVVDWTCNFDVDVKHCKPKYNFHGLYGNPAETDKARASVGYNFRYAKHYFDDNVQKRTLLKVFGIRFDIIVQSLARKFNIIPTLTAIGSGVGIFGVATVVCDLMMLYLLPKREFYKNMKFKHTDTHQQDPDSEAGSIETDGSKK